One Azospirillaceae bacterium genomic window, CGCCCCGGGCGACCACCGCCACGCGGTGCCCGACGTGGAAATTGTGCCCGCCGCACCCGGCGCGCTGCCCCGGCCCCTGCGCGACCATGTCGGCGGCAATATCGAGGCCGTGCCGTGGCGGTCGATCCTTCCCGGCCTGGAGGAGTTTGACATGGACCTGGGCCGTCGGCCGCGCGGGCGGAGCACGCCCAAGGCGCGGCTGCTGCGCCTCAAGGCCGGCCGGGCGTTTCCCCGGCACACCCACCGGGGCACGGAACTGCTCCTGGTCCTGGCCGGCAGCTTCCAGGACGAGACCGGCCACTATGTCCGCGGGGACCTGTCCATGGCCGACGGGTCCGTGGAGCACCAGCCGGTTGCCGACGACGACCAGGATTGCGTGTGCCTGATCGTCACCGAGGCCCCGCTGCGCCTGACCGGCCGGTTCATGCGCTTCCTGAACCCGGTCCTACGGCTTTAACAGGGCGCCGCGCGCCCCCGCCGTTCGCGCGGGCCGGTTCCCACGGCGATGCCGGCGCGCCGAACGCCACCCCGCACTTCAAAACGGGGGCGAGTCGGTCTCCGGTT contains:
- a CDS encoding ChrR family anti-sigma-E factor, giving the protein MAIHHPPDELLLDYAAGNQDEAVALVVATHLALCPACRTRVADYEALGGVLLEDLEPVAVGGDLFGMVLRDLDATPDAPAPGDHRHAVPDVEIVPAAPGALPRPLRDHVGGNIEAVPWRSILPGLEEFDMDLGRRPRGRSTPKARLLRLKAGRAFPRHTHRGTELLLVLAGSFQDETGHYVRGDLSMADGSVEHQPVADDDQDCVCLIVTEAPLRLTGRFMRFLNPVLRL